A single region of the Acidobacteriota bacterium genome encodes:
- a CDS encoding M23 family metallopeptidase, with translation MISFRSLVGICSVTAMLVAVAAPAPAQTASPGSLVHWQGAGIERCLLGGREFAPTNLDGEPGCLVPVGLTRTADIVAQRDRDGQRERLRIGLGEYPYSVQRLEIKDQSRVDLSPENLARVQRENALIGKLWTRQGKPRFSLPLGPPLEDMPAGGRFGAKRIINGEPRSPHTGADYAVPRGTPVLAVGDAVVALTGEFFFSGNAVFLDHGNGLISMYFHLHEVFVEQGEEVTRGSRLGSVGSTGRSTGPHLHFGIRWQGARVDPALLLGPAGTIQTVR, from the coding sequence ATGATCTCTTTCCGTTCGCTGGTCGGCATCTGCTCGGTTACCGCGATGCTCGTGGCCGTCGCCGCGCCGGCGCCAGCCCAGACCGCGTCGCCGGGCAGCCTCGTCCACTGGCAGGGCGCCGGAATCGAACGGTGCCTGCTCGGCGGCCGTGAGTTTGCGCCGACGAACCTCGATGGGGAACCGGGCTGCCTGGTGCCTGTCGGCCTCACCCGAACTGCCGACATCGTGGCCCAGCGCGATCGGGACGGCCAACGCGAGCGGCTACGGATCGGTCTCGGCGAGTACCCCTACTCGGTACAGAGACTCGAGATCAAGGACCAGAGCCGCGTCGATCTCTCGCCGGAGAACCTGGCCCGGGTGCAGCGCGAGAACGCCCTGATCGGCAAGCTCTGGACACGCCAGGGCAAGCCGCGCTTCTCCCTGCCCCTGGGACCGCCGCTCGAGGACATGCCCGCCGGCGGCCGCTTCGGCGCCAAGCGCATCATCAACGGCGAACCGCGCTCGCCGCACACCGGCGCCGACTATGCGGTGCCCCGGGGGACGCCGGTGCTTGCCGTGGGCGACGCCGTCGTCGCCCTGACCGGGGAGTTCTTCTTCTCCGGCAACGCCGTCTTTCTCGATCACGGCAACGGGCTGATCAGCATGTACTTCCACCTCCACGAGGTATTCGTCGAACAGGGCGAGGAAGTGACGCGCGGAAGCCGGCTCGGCAGCGTCGGCTCGACCGGACGATCCACCGGCCCCCACTTGCACTTCGGCATCCGCTGGCAGGGCGCCCGGGTCGACCCTGCGCTCCTGCTGGGGCCCGCCGGGACGATTCAGACCGTCCGCTAG
- a CDS encoding amidase — MSLRATYLESDGLELARLLRGGELAPAEAVECAAAIASELNGDLNAIVYSDFDRAAAAAPDAVAAGGPFAGVPYLLKDLYAAADGLPMTNGSRLFAGNVPDHDSEMVRRYRQAGLLIAGRSASPEFGLTTSTESAIFGQTRNPWNLEHIAGGSSGGAAAAVAAGIVPAAHASDGGGSIRIPASCCGLFGLKPSRARVSLAPDAGEGWAGLSVQHCVSRTVRDSAALLDAVAGPVAGDPYAAPVPEGPFLEEVGREPGRLRIALTARAFNGSEVHPSCVTAAEEAARLCLELGHDVQEAAPDIDAAALGNATRLIVGANIRATVAERSEMLGRKAREEELEPLTWAMAAVGEEHDSAAYVRATRTVHAVCRQVAAFFSGGYDVLLSPTMAAPPARLGVLSLSNRGDDYLPALLQTIGFTQLMNVAGNPAASVPLGWTELGGGLPIGVQLAAPVGGEGLLLRLASQLERSRPWTSRKPPCSAWGEN; from the coding sequence GTGAGTCTCAGAGCGACGTACCTGGAGAGTGACGGACTGGAGCTGGCGCGCCTGCTTCGCGGAGGCGAGCTGGCGCCGGCCGAGGCGGTCGAGTGCGCGGCCGCGATCGCTTCCGAGTTGAACGGCGACCTGAATGCGATCGTGTACTCGGACTTCGATCGTGCCGCGGCGGCGGCTCCGGATGCCGTGGCGGCCGGCGGGCCGTTCGCCGGCGTTCCCTACCTGCTCAAGGATCTCTACGCCGCCGCCGACGGTTTGCCGATGACGAACGGCAGCCGCCTGTTCGCCGGCAACGTGCCGGACCACGACTCCGAGATGGTCCGCCGCTACCGGCAGGCGGGCCTCCTGATCGCGGGCCGCAGCGCCTCGCCGGAGTTCGGACTCACGACCAGCACCGAGTCGGCGATCTTTGGTCAGACCCGCAATCCCTGGAACCTGGAGCACATCGCGGGTGGCTCGTCGGGCGGCGCCGCCGCCGCGGTTGCGGCGGGAATCGTGCCGGCCGCTCACGCCAGCGACGGTGGCGGTTCGATCCGGATCCCGGCGTCGTGCTGCGGGCTGTTCGGCCTCAAGCCGAGCCGCGCCCGGGTGTCGCTGGCTCCGGATGCCGGAGAGGGTTGGGCCGGTCTCTCGGTCCAGCATTGCGTGAGCCGGACGGTGCGCGACAGCGCCGCGCTCCTCGACGCGGTCGCCGGTCCGGTCGCGGGCGATCCCTACGCGGCGCCGGTGCCCGAGGGTCCGTTTCTGGAGGAAGTCGGCAGGGAGCCTGGGCGGCTGCGGATTGCCCTGACCGCTCGGGCCTTCAACGGCTCGGAGGTTCATCCGTCGTGCGTCACCGCGGCCGAGGAGGCGGCGCGCCTCTGCCTGGAACTGGGGCACGACGTCCAGGAGGCCGCACCGGACATCGACGCCGCGGCCCTGGGCAACGCAACCCGGCTGATTGTGGGGGCCAACATCCGCGCCACGGTGGCGGAACGGTCCGAGATGCTCGGCCGGAAGGCGCGGGAAGAGGAACTGGAGCCGTTGACCTGGGCCATGGCCGCTGTCGGTGAGGAGCACGATTCCGCCGCCTACGTTCGGGCGACGCGGACCGTCCACGCGGTCTGCCGCCAGGTGGCCGCCTTCTTCTCGGGCGGCTACGACGTTCTGCTGTCGCCGACGATGGCGGCGCCGCCGGCCAGGCTGGGCGTCCTGTCGCTGTCGAATCGAGGCGACGACTACCTGCCCGCGTTGCTTCAGACGATCGGCTTCACCCAACTGATGAACGTGGCGGGCAACCCGGCCGCGTCCGTGCCGCTTGGCTGGACTGAATTGGGCGGCGGTCTGCCGATCGGTGTGCAGCTCGCCGCACCGGTCGGGGGCGAGGGGTTGCTGTTGCGATTGGCCAGTCAGTTGGAACGGTCCCGTCCCTGGACCTCGCGCAAACCGCCGTGTTCGGCCTGGGGCGAGAACTGA